A window of Kwoniella pini CBS 10737 chromosome 9, complete sequence genomic DNA:
aagttgaatatcttcttcttcttcttcttgttgagatggaaataattcaaaagaatcGTTTTCTTCTAATCGTATTGAAAAATTGGTCAGCTTAAatcattcttttcaatttcttttgactATAATATATTCAAAGTAATTACCttttatttgaatatttaataaatcatctattgaatttaatgatatatcaaaattttcatttggctttaattcaaattgatcaaaattatcattttcaatattctTAATCATAGCGAAATGAGAAATATATTCTTGTTCTAatcgaaaatcaattatcatctcatctttagaaatgatcaattaatggaaaaaaaagcTAACCTTTAATTCGTTTTGgcatattttcaatatcatcaatttcaatttcattgaaaattggttttaatttaatatgatcttgaattttgataGTAGGATTAGGAgtatattatttttaaattacTTTTAATTATTGGATTTAAGGTTGTTTTcattttggttttggtaTTTTTGTTAAAAGATATGttagattttgaatttaaaagtAATTTGAGAATTacattatttgattttgttgataatgCTCTtcttgaagttgaataatgaattttattttgttttataACTATTTATcgtttttctttttcaatttcaactatTTATTCTAATTActtatttatatataaaatcaaactcacttttatcatctttatttataattttaagattttgattattattcttATTAACGACAGTATAAACTCCAATTTTAGATTTCAAAATCGCTTTAGAGTTAATTTGTATAAGGTTTTCCTTCGTTTTTATCTTATTTGCTGAAGATAAAGTATGAgtaatttctctttttttgtgaatgaatgatattttcatcttgtctTTTTGATGACATCTTATCTACATTTTATAAAATCTCGCATAATATAAGATGCATGAATAAGATGAATATCTAATAATTAAAGTGTTCCTCGTAATGTTCTGAAATCACGCGCGTACCGTATAGTGAGGGATTTAATATAATAAGTAtgaatttattatattttatcctaattcatatatatataccaGTTGATGTTGGAAGGTTAACTAACCGGGTCCAACctataattcattatacctatatacatatatctTTACTTGaatctttcaattaaatatcATATACCCATTATTCACAATATATTCAGCCAATCAAACGCAACTTAGTATATAGCTGCGAAGGAAAAGGCAAAATTTGACCCAAAGGGCGTCCTCAATATTATGTCTGACGTAGAAGATATTGCTTCTCCTATTGAACCCAAGTCTGAGGATGAGCGAGATGAAAGACCAACAACGAAGAAAAGGGTAAGTTCAATGCATTAGTCAGAATCAAGAAGAGTATTCAGTAGTGACTGAAATTGCGCTCTAGCCGAGAATTATAGATCCTGATGGTTAGTAATATTACAAGTTTCTTAGATATAAATGCTGCTAACGTTTCAATTGGTTTAATATGACTCTTTgcagaagaggaagatgtaCGTACAAGCTCAAATAAGATGgtaaatgaatttagaaGCTAATGTGGCTTCCGCAGGACGTCGAGACCGCTGTAGATGCTAAAGCAGATGACGACAAGGTAGAGGATGTAGATGTAGACGAAGACAAAGACGAGGATGgggaagaggatgaagatgatgatgaggacgaggatgatgatgaagatgatgaggagaaTGATGGTGAGCTATCATTCGGTCAGATATCTACTTGAAATTATAGCTGATTCATTCTGATACAGGAGAAAGGCGACGCAAGGTTAGCTGAAATTCTAGATCCCACCGTTGTCCAGCTCACAAGCTGACTTTTGTGGTATGATGCATAGCGTCGGAGAAAGCAAAAACGATATAGATTCTTGGATGTCGAAGCTGAAGTAGACgacgaggatgaagaagaggacgAGGATAATGATTACGGAGACGGTCAGCTATATATGTTTCGATTGTCGACTTGGGAATCATAGCTGAATCATTTGTCTCCCTTTAGTCGCCGAATTCATTGACGAAGCACCGGAAGAAGGAGTTGCTCAAAGTGATCTGCAACATAGGCGCTTGGACCGATCATTCGGtagaaatgaagaagaagatgttcaGGATATAGTACAACGGCTGAAAGAGCGTCATGCAAGGACTGCCGCCGCAAGGTATAATGGTGATTCTGATGCGGTGCCTCAGCGATTATTGATGCCTGGTGTAAATGATCCGAGTTTATGGAGAGTCTACGTCAAAGTAAGTTAGCCTATAATCTCAATATAACGAATTAACCCGCTGATGACTCGCGAAGACTGGTCGAGAAGCAGCTATCTGTGCTTCAATCTTCCGAAAGGTCTTCTCCCAACAATACTCAGCTAATCCAATCGAGGTTATTTCGGTGTTTTACCGAGACTCGCTCAATGGTATGATCTTCCTTGAGGCTCGACAATCTGCCTCCGTTAGTGCAGCTATAGGTGGTATTGTGGGAATATTCGCTTCCAAGGGTGTATCTCTAGTTCCTATCGAAGAAATGGCACCACTgctgaaaatcaagaagaaagatgtcAATCTCGCTCCAGGAATGTGGATCAGGATGAAGAGGGGTAAACATACCGGTGATTTAGCTCAAGTGGTAGATACCGACCAGATCACAAGTGGAGTTGTaggaatcaaattcattccTCGTATCGATCTTACCCCTAGAGAAAAACGTAAAGAGAGGGCAGCAAATAGTAAAGCTTTCGGAGGGTCATCTATCAAACCACCATCAAGATTGTTCTCCTACGATGATGTTAGGAAGATATACGGTCGACAAAGCGTTAGACAAGGTGCTCAAGGCAGTTATTTCTTCGATAATGATGAGTATATAGATGGATTTTGTGTCAAAGACGTCAAGATCGCCATTATCGAATCTGAAAATGTCAATCCGACTTTAGAGGAGATCTCAAGGTTTTCAGGAGATGATCAATCTACCGCTAAATTCGACTTGACCGCCATCGCTGATGCAAATAAGAATTTAACTGTATCCGTACTGCTTCCAGGAGATCAGGTTGAAGTGTATGAAGGTGAACAAACCGGATTATATGGTCGAGTGGAAACTGTCAATCAAGATGTCATAGCAATTAAAGCAGTCGGTGGTGATGTGCATGATCAAATAATCGAAGTACCTTCTAGAAGTGTCAGAAAAAGGTTCGACGTTGGTGAACACGTAAAAGTTCTTGCCGGGAAGAACCAGAATGCTACCGGTATGGTGGTCGAAGTCAAGGGCGATGTTGTGACCTTGATGTCTGATCAAGGAGAACAAGAGGTAAATTCAGTGCGACGGATAGGATCTCTTGGTGCTAATCACGTTGTTGTGGTAGATCAAAGTATTTTCCAAAGATATAAGAAAAGCAGCAGATACCTCAAATACCACCAAAATAGGGGGCTTATACGATCAACACGATTTGGTCATGTTAGAGTGAGCTGCCTTACTTTCAGTCAATCTAGCTtgtcaaagctgatcagGACGAACTTAGCTCGACTACTGCCGCCGTTGTGACCAAAGTGGAAGGTTCTTTGTTACGTGTCCTCGACCAAAATGGCGCCGCCAGGAGCGTGACGCCCGATCAAGTCACCCTCAGAAGGGACAACAAGCGATTCGCAGTAGCGACTGACTCTCAGGGGAATGATATGAAGGTAGGAGACAATATGAAAGAGACAGACGGCGAAGTGAGTCCATCTCATACCCCTGTACCTGTTGCGGAGAGCTGATACGTAAACGGCAGAACCGACAAGGAGAAGTTATCAATATTTTCCGATCGTTGTTCGTTTTCTTGCACAATCGGGACCTAACCGAGAACAACGGAGTCTTCGTTGCTCGTGCTCAATCTCTTATATCAGTCACGCCTAAATCGGCAGTTAGTGATTTGGGTAAAATGAATCCCGCCTTGAATCAACAGCTACCCTATGGCGGTGCTTCGCTCATGCCCCCTCCTGCAACCAACGTAAATCGAAATAGATTGATAAATACTCTTGTGGTGGTGACCAAGGGAACGAGTAAAGGATTGATGGGTACAATAAGGGACATTCAGGGAGATAATGCCAGGGTGGAGTTGAAGACCAACAACAAGACATTGACCATTGCTCTGACATCGTTGAAGCGGAAAGAGTACGTGTACAGGATGTCTGGTAATCTGATGAATGTGGTCGCTGATGATGTATCGGATGATCAGTCAAAAGACAGGAGCGACGTTCCCGCTCGAAGCTGGTGGCGGACCTGGTGGATTTGCGGCGCGAGGTGGTGCACCGGGCGCATACGATGTCAACCCTTACAGTGGTGCTCCTATGAACGTGAGTAATCTTGCACGGCTTTCCTGTGTTTTGCTGACGACCTATCTTCTTACAGGGAGGACAAACACCTGGCGGTTTTGGAGGTCGAACACCGGCTGCTGGACAATTTGGTCGAACCTCGAACCCTTACGCCGCCGGTGTGAGTAATTGAGTCTCTTTACACTCGTGAAAATCACTAACGTCCACTGTCTATTTCGCAGGGCATTGGAGGCAAGACACCAAATCCATATGCTGCTGGAACTGCTGCCGGTGGACGTACACCAGCTCCAGGCTGGGGCGCCGGCGGTAAGACTCCAGCACCAGGGTGGGGAGGTGCAGGCGGCAAGACGCCTGGATGGGCTGGAAGTGGTGGCAAGACACCTGCACCTGGATTCGCAGATGGTGGAAGGACTCCAGCATGGGGTGCTGCTGCCGGTGCAGGAGGCAAGACGCCGAATCCTTACGGCAGTGCTGGCCCTTCTGGAGGTAGGACGCCTGCTCCTGCTGGTTCGATGTATGGCTCGAATCTAGATGTAGGTGGTTCGAGGGTAAGTTGGGTGTCGTTTTCACCTGTGTTGTAGCCCAGCATGCTGATCAGTTTTTGTGCGACAGAGCAACAATGCCCCTATAACGGCTCCGACACCTTACGGAGGACCCACTCCTGGTGTCTACTCCGCTCCTACACCCGGTGCAGTATCTAATTCATATTCTGCGCCAACACCATATGGCGCTCCCACTCCATATGGAGGCCCAACATATGCTGCTCCCACACCTGGTGCAGCTCTTTCAGCACCAACTCCAGGTATGGGCGGCCCCACACCTTATGGAGCACCTACGCCTTTCGGAGCTCCAACACCTTATGGTGGAGGAGCAAATAATGGTACAATGGGTGGATTACCTTGGGATTGGGCATTAGATTTCAGAAATGTTATAGTTGAAGTTGGACCTTCTTTGAAACCTCAAACTAGATCACCATTACATTTCCAAAGAGGTATTCATGATGGTAAAAAATTCGGTTATGATCAAATTAATGGAGAATCATGTCATTGtgtatcaattgaagatggaaatatAATAGAAGATATACCTGCTGAATATTTAAGACCTTCAAAACCTGATAATCAAGGACAAGTTGTTGTTTGTATTGGTGGTGGTCCAGAACAAAAAGGACAACAACGTACAACTCAATATGAAAATGGTGGTTCATGGATGATGGAATTAGATCATGGTGATTTAGCACCATTAGTTCT
This region includes:
- a CDS encoding transcription elongation factor SPT5, with protein sequence MSDVEDIASPIEPKSEDERDERPTTKKRPRIIDPDEEEDDVETAVDAKADDDKVEDVDVDEDKDEDGEEDEDDDEDEDDDEDDEENDGERRRKRRRKQKRYRFLDVEAEVDDEDEEEDEDNDYGDVAEFIDEAPEEGVAQSDLQHRRLDRSFGRNEEEDVQDIVQRLKERHARTAAARYNGDSDAVPQRLLMPGVNDPSLWRVYVKTGREAAICASIFRKVFSQQYSANPIEVISVFYRDSLNGMIFLEARQSASVSAAIGGIVGIFASKGVSLVPIEEMAPLLKIKKKDVNLAPGMWIRMKRGKHTGDLAQVVDTDQITSGVVGIKFIPRIDLTPREKRKERAANSKAFGGSSIKPPSRLFSYDDVRKIYGRQSVRQGAQGSYFFDNDEYIDGFCVKDVKIAIIESENVNPTLEEISRFSGDDQSTAKFDLTAIADANKNLTVSVLLPGDQVEVYEGEQTGLYGRVETVNQDVIAIKAVGGDVHDQIIEVPSRSVRKRFDVGEHVKVLAGKNQNATGMVVEVKGDVVTLMSDQGEQEIKVFSKDIRKAADTSNTTKIGGLYDQHDLVMLDSTTAAVVTKVEGSLLRVLDQNGAARSVTPDQVTLRRDNKRFAVATDSQGNDMKVGDNMKETDGENRQGEVINIFRSLFVFLHNRDLTENNGVFVARAQSLISVTPKSAVSDLGKMNPALNQQLPYGGASLMPPPATNVNRNRLINTLVVVTKGTSKGLMGTIRDIQGDNARVELKTNNKTLTIALTSLKRKDQKTGATFPLEAGGGPGGFAARGGAPGAYDVNPYSGAPMNGGQTPGGFGGRTPAAGQFGRTSNPYAAGGIGGKTPNPYAAGTAAGGRTPAPGWGAGGKTPAPGWGGAGGKTPGWAGSGGKTPAPGFADGGRTPAWGAAAGAGGKTPNPYGSAGPSGGRTPAPAGSMYGSNLDVGGSRSNNAPITAPTPYGGPTPGVYSAPTPGAVSNSYSAPTPYGAPTPYGGPTYAAPTPGAALSAPTPGMGGPTPYGAPTPFGAPTPYGGGANNGTMGGLPWDWALDFRNVIVEVGPSLKPQTRSPLHFQRGIHDGKKFGYDQINGESCHCVSIEDGNIIEDIPAEYLRPSKPDNQGQVVVCIGGGPEQKGQQRTTQYENGGSWMMELDHGDLAPLVLEAGDLCKIWKV